A region of Leifsonia xyli DNA encodes the following proteins:
- a CDS encoding translation elongation factor, with amino-acid sequence MEILSPQQIRESFVNCSRSEAEELPMPPGLHEVDWSRREYLGWRDPRLPQRGYVVIPTGDGPVGIVLRASEASMRSHGPSMCGWCQDVHLTNDVWFWSARRAGAAGRNGDTVGTLVCGAFECSANVRRTPPPSYVGFDADLVVEQRIEGLAERARRFAATVVGARI; translated from the coding sequence ATGGAGATCCTGAGCCCGCAGCAGATCCGCGAGTCGTTCGTCAACTGCTCCCGCAGCGAAGCCGAGGAGCTTCCGATGCCGCCCGGCCTGCACGAGGTCGACTGGTCGCGACGCGAGTACCTCGGCTGGCGCGATCCACGGCTGCCGCAGCGCGGCTACGTCGTCATCCCGACCGGCGACGGCCCGGTGGGGATCGTGCTCCGCGCCTCTGAGGCCAGCATGCGGTCACACGGGCCCTCGATGTGCGGCTGGTGTCAGGATGTGCACCTCACCAACGACGTCTGGTTCTGGTCCGCGCGGCGCGCCGGAGCGGCCGGCCGCAACGGGGACACGGTGGGAACGCTGGTCTGCGGCGCGTTCGAGTGCAGCGCCAATGTGCGCCGCACGCCGCCGCCGTCGTACGTCGGATTCGACGCGGACCTGGTGGTCGAGCAGCGGATCGAGGGGCTGGCGGAACGCGCCCGGCGCTTCGCCGCGACCGTCGTCGGCGCCCGCATCTAG
- a CDS encoding transcriptional regulator encodes MTDQEPTTPTAPRRVVVAEDESLIRLDIVEILRDNGFEVVGEAGDGETAVALATELRPDLVIMDVKMPQLDGISAAERLSKDHIAPVVLLTAFSQKELVERATEAGALAYVVKPFTPNDLLPAIEIALARYQQIIALEAEVSDMVQRFETRKLVDRAKGLLNEKMGLSEPEAFRWIQKASMDRRLTMHDVAQAIIEQLAPKK; translated from the coding sequence GTGACTGACCAGGAACCGACCACCCCCACCGCACCCCGCCGCGTCGTCGTCGCGGAGGACGAGTCCCTCATCCGTCTCGACATCGTCGAGATCCTGCGCGACAACGGGTTCGAGGTGGTCGGTGAGGCCGGAGATGGCGAGACCGCCGTCGCGCTCGCGACCGAGCTGCGCCCCGACCTGGTGATCATGGACGTCAAGATGCCCCAGCTCGACGGCATCTCGGCGGCCGAGCGGCTGTCGAAGGACCACATCGCCCCGGTCGTGCTGCTGACCGCGTTCAGCCAGAAGGAGCTCGTGGAGCGCGCGACCGAGGCCGGCGCCCTCGCCTACGTCGTCAAGCCGTTCACGCCGAACGACTTGCTGCCCGCGATCGAGATCGCGCTGGCCCGCTACCAGCAGATCATCGCCCTCGAGGCCGAGGTGTCGGACATGGTCCAGCGCTTCGAGACCCGCAAGCTGGTCGACCGCGCGAAGGGCCTCCTCAACGAGAAGATGGGCCTGTCGGAGCCGGAGGCGTTCCGCTGGATCCAGAAGGCGTCGATGGACCGCCGCCTCACCATGCACGACGTCGCCCAGGCGATCATCGAGCAGCTCGCGCCCAAGAAGTAA
- a CDS encoding thioesterase: protein MTEDALAYVQQRGLGALAEKMGIEMLEFTVERAVARMPVEGNTQPADLLHGGAYVVLGESLGSMSANLWAGEGRLAVGIEINASHTRSATSGYVTGVCTPIHLGRTLATHEIAVTDDQGRRCSTIRITNLIKDL from the coding sequence ATGACCGAGGACGCACTCGCGTACGTGCAGCAGAGGGGGCTCGGCGCACTGGCCGAGAAGATGGGCATCGAGATGCTCGAATTCACCGTGGAGCGCGCCGTCGCGCGCATGCCGGTGGAGGGCAACACCCAGCCTGCGGACCTCCTGCACGGCGGCGCGTACGTGGTCCTCGGCGAGTCGCTCGGCTCGATGTCGGCCAATCTCTGGGCAGGCGAGGGACGCCTCGCGGTCGGGATCGAGATCAACGCCTCGCACACCCGCTCCGCGACCAGCGGCTACGTGACCGGCGTCTGCACGCCCATCCACCTCGGCCGCACGCTGGCGACGCACGAGATCGCCGTGACGGACGACCAGGGCCGCCGCTGCTCCACGATCCGCATCACGAACCTGATCAAGGACCTGTGA
- a CDS encoding thiol reductase thioredoxin, whose amino-acid sequence MTTIDSVTDARFQEDVLAAPGTTVVEFWAEWCGPCRALTPILEQLQDEHADRIRIVKINADENMDIAVAYKALALPVLKVFQNGEVVKTIIGAKPKPAMELELAPFLT is encoded by the coding sequence ATGACCACGATCGATAGCGTCACGGACGCGCGCTTCCAGGAGGACGTGCTCGCCGCCCCGGGCACCACCGTCGTCGAATTCTGGGCGGAATGGTGCGGTCCGTGCCGCGCGCTGACGCCCATCCTGGAACAGCTGCAGGACGAGCACGCCGACCGCATCCGCATCGTCAAGATCAACGCCGACGAGAACATGGACATCGCGGTCGCCTATAAAGCGCTCGCCCTGCCCGTGCTCAAGGTATTCCAGAACGGGGAGGTCGTGAAGACGATCATCGGTGCGAAGCCGAAGCCCGCGATGGAGCTGGAGCTAGCGCCGTTCCTCACGTGA
- a CDS encoding hydrolase, with product MAEWLCATCAVEYPAGEDAPASCPICEDERQYVPPTGQEWTTLQRLQREGEHVVVTELEPDLYGLRSEPKVGIGQQSILLRTPDGNLLWDPTGYVDEAAAAAVLDLGGAAVIATSHPHMFGAQVTWSRMLGDPPVLVNAADRHWVQREDAAIQTWAGEVEVLPGVTLRTIGGHFPGSAVAHWDRGVVLSGDTVFPGPSQRWVTFQRSFPNDIPLSAAVVRRVADAVCERPFERMYGNLGNVIPEDARGAVLRSADRYIGWVSGAYDHLT from the coding sequence ATGGCGGAGTGGCTGTGCGCGACCTGTGCGGTGGAATATCCAGCGGGAGAGGACGCCCCGGCGTCGTGTCCGATCTGCGAGGACGAGCGGCAGTACGTGCCGCCGACGGGCCAGGAGTGGACCACACTGCAGCGCCTTCAGCGCGAGGGGGAGCACGTCGTCGTCACCGAGCTCGAGCCCGACCTGTACGGGCTGCGCAGCGAGCCGAAGGTCGGGATCGGGCAGCAGAGCATCCTGCTGCGCACGCCCGACGGGAACCTCCTCTGGGACCCGACCGGCTACGTCGACGAGGCCGCCGCGGCAGCGGTCCTGGACCTCGGCGGCGCGGCCGTCATCGCCACCAGCCACCCGCACATGTTCGGCGCGCAGGTGACCTGGTCCCGGATGCTGGGCGACCCTCCGGTGCTCGTCAACGCCGCCGACCGGCACTGGGTGCAGCGCGAGGACGCGGCCATCCAGACCTGGGCCGGCGAGGTGGAGGTGCTGCCCGGCGTGACCCTGCGGACGATCGGCGGGCATTTCCCGGGCAGCGCGGTCGCCCACTGGGATCGCGGCGTCGTGCTCAGCGGGGACACAGTGTTCCCCGGCCCGTCGCAGCGGTGGGTGACGTTCCAGCGCAGCTTCCCGAACGACATCCCGCTGTCGGCGGCCGTCGTGAGGCGGGTCGCGGACGCGGTCTGCGAGCGGCCGTTCGAGCGGATGTACGGCAACCTCGGCAACGTGATCCCGGAGGATGCGCGCGGCGCCGTCCTGCGGTCCGCCGACCGCTACATCGGCTGGGTGAGCGGCGCCTACGACCACCTCACGTGA
- a CDS encoding DNA polymerase I yields the protein MSDSEKPTLLIIDGHSLAFRAFYALPVDSFVNREGQHTNAIHGFIAMFINLLQQQKPTHLAVAFDISRYSFRTREYPEYKGTRGETPSEFAGQVPLLEEALHAMNVTTIAKEDFEADDILATLARQGAEQGYKVFIVSGDRDTIQLVNDDVTLLYPNVRGVSELKVYDPAAVREKYGIEPHQYPEIAALVGETSDNLIGIDKVGEKTAVKWVQQYGTVENIVAHADEIKGVVGQNLRDQKENALRNRRLNQLRDDVELPIGPADLERKPLNENAVRDIFARLQFKTLLERLMKTAAEEGMLDGVASSAQVGDAGAVTAPPVRTMVDEELANWLSKASADGAAVAVQLELGPAGISGFGLATADDSVYVPWVPGRPDYAALEEWLASSAPKYFFHAKPQFKALSRAGFVVDGLAFDTRIASWLVNPGAAAQSLAEQVYEVLGETLPVSDPNQLVPINDAVSPATEAWFIRRVAEGQAIALDEGTRSVLDDIELPLVAVLAEMELNGVSIDSAVLSRLRGQLTDKANDFAAQAYAQVGHELNLGSPKQLQQVLFEELGMPKTRATKTGYSTDAGSLADLQEKNPHPFLGLLLQHRDATKLKQIVETLERSVESDGRIHTTYDQTGTSTGRISSNDPNLQNIPIRTEEGREIRSAFTQGEGFETLLTADYSQIEMRIMAHLSEDPGLIEAFNGGEDLHRFVGSRVFGVTPAEVTPAMRTKVKAMSYGLAYGLSAFGLSKQLRIETSEARQLMTDYFERFGAVRDYLRNVVEQARVDGFTETIFGRRRPFADLTSTNRVMRENAERQALNAPIQGSAADIMKVAMLGIAGDIIDQKLESRMLLQVHDELIFEVATGEWDALEAIVRARMAGAADLRVPLDVQVGRGANWDAAAH from the coding sequence GTGTCAGACTCCGAAAAGCCTACCCTTCTGATCATCGACGGCCATTCGCTGGCATTCCGGGCCTTCTACGCCCTCCCCGTCGACAGCTTCGTGAACCGCGAGGGTCAGCACACGAACGCGATCCACGGCTTCATCGCGATGTTCATCAACCTGCTCCAGCAGCAGAAGCCGACCCACCTCGCGGTGGCCTTCGACATCTCCCGCTACTCCTTCCGCACCCGCGAGTACCCGGAGTACAAGGGCACGCGCGGCGAGACGCCGTCCGAGTTCGCCGGGCAGGTCCCGCTGCTCGAAGAGGCCCTCCACGCGATGAACGTCACGACGATCGCCAAGGAGGACTTCGAGGCCGACGACATCCTCGCCACCCTCGCACGCCAGGGGGCCGAGCAGGGCTACAAGGTGTTCATCGTCTCGGGCGACCGCGACACCATCCAGCTCGTCAACGACGACGTCACGCTGCTGTACCCGAACGTGCGCGGCGTCTCCGAGCTCAAGGTCTACGACCCGGCCGCGGTGCGCGAGAAGTACGGCATCGAGCCCCACCAGTACCCCGAGATCGCCGCCCTCGTCGGCGAGACCAGCGACAACCTCATCGGCATCGACAAGGTCGGCGAGAAGACCGCCGTCAAGTGGGTGCAGCAGTACGGCACGGTCGAGAACATCGTCGCCCACGCCGACGAGATCAAGGGCGTCGTGGGCCAGAACCTCCGCGACCAGAAGGAGAACGCGCTCCGCAACCGCCGCCTCAACCAGTTGCGCGACGACGTCGAGCTGCCGATCGGGCCGGCCGACCTCGAGCGCAAGCCACTGAACGAGAACGCAGTGCGCGACATCTTCGCCCGTCTGCAGTTCAAGACCCTGCTCGAGCGGCTGATGAAGACGGCGGCCGAAGAGGGGATGCTCGACGGCGTCGCCTCGTCCGCCCAGGTGGGAGACGCGGGCGCGGTCACGGCTCCGCCCGTCCGCACGATGGTCGACGAGGAGCTTGCGAACTGGCTGTCGAAGGCGTCGGCCGACGGCGCCGCCGTCGCGGTCCAGCTCGAGCTCGGACCGGCCGGCATCTCGGGCTTCGGTCTCGCGACCGCCGACGACAGCGTCTACGTGCCGTGGGTACCCGGGCGGCCCGACTACGCGGCGCTCGAGGAGTGGCTGGCGAGCAGCGCTCCCAAATACTTCTTCCACGCGAAGCCGCAGTTCAAGGCGCTGAGCCGCGCCGGCTTCGTGGTCGACGGCCTCGCGTTCGACACGCGCATCGCATCCTGGCTGGTGAATCCGGGAGCGGCGGCCCAGTCGCTCGCCGAGCAGGTGTACGAGGTGCTGGGCGAGACACTGCCGGTCTCCGACCCGAACCAGCTCGTGCCGATCAACGACGCGGTGAGCCCGGCGACCGAGGCGTGGTTCATCCGCCGTGTCGCCGAGGGCCAAGCGATCGCGCTCGACGAGGGCACGCGCAGCGTCCTCGACGACATCGAGCTGCCGCTCGTCGCGGTGCTCGCCGAGATGGAGCTCAACGGCGTCAGCATCGACTCCGCCGTGCTCTCCCGTCTCCGCGGGCAGCTGACCGATAAGGCGAACGACTTCGCGGCCCAGGCGTACGCGCAGGTCGGCCACGAGCTCAACCTCGGCTCGCCGAAGCAGCTCCAGCAGGTGCTGTTCGAGGAGCTCGGGATGCCGAAGACCCGCGCCACCAAGACCGGCTACTCGACCGACGCCGGCTCGCTGGCCGACCTGCAGGAGAAGAACCCGCACCCCTTCCTCGGTCTGCTGCTGCAGCACCGCGACGCGACGAAGCTCAAGCAGATCGTCGAGACACTGGAGCGGTCGGTCGAGTCGGACGGCCGCATCCACACCACCTACGACCAGACCGGCACGAGCACCGGCCGCATCTCGTCGAACGACCCGAACCTCCAGAACATCCCGATCCGCACCGAGGAGGGCCGCGAGATCCGCTCGGCGTTCACGCAGGGCGAGGGCTTCGAGACCCTGCTGACGGCCGACTACTCGCAGATCGAGATGCGGATCATGGCGCACCTGTCGGAAGACCCTGGCCTGATCGAGGCGTTCAACGGCGGGGAGGACCTGCACCGCTTCGTCGGCTCCCGGGTCTTCGGCGTGACTCCCGCCGAGGTCACCCCGGCCATGCGCACGAAGGTCAAGGCTATGTCGTACGGCCTCGCGTACGGCCTGTCGGCGTTCGGCCTCTCCAAGCAGCTGCGTATCGAGACGTCCGAGGCGCGCCAGCTGATGACCGACTACTTCGAGCGCTTCGGCGCGGTGCGCGACTACCTGCGCAACGTCGTGGAACAGGCCCGCGTCGACGGATTCACCGAGACGATCTTCGGCCGCCGCCGTCCCTTCGCCGACCTGACGTCGACCAACCGCGTCATGCGCGAGAACGCCGAGCGGCAGGCGCTGAACGCGCCCATCCAGGGCTCCGCGGCCGACATCATGAAGGTCGCCATGCTCGGCATCGCCGGCGACATCATCGATCAGAAGCTCGAATCGCGGATGCTGCTCCAGGTGCACGACGAGCTCATCTTCGAGGTGGCGACGGGCGAGTGGGATGCCCTGGAGGCCATCGTGCGCGCCCGTATGGCCGGCGCCGCCGACCTCCGCGTGCCTCTCGACGTGCAGGTCGGCCGCGGCGCGAACTGGGACGCGGCGGCGCACTGA